The Muribaculum intestinale genome includes the window TTACTTCCATACCGTCGCAAAGTACCAGGGGCGAACCACCGTTGATAGATGCGGCACCACGTATATCAATCTTATAACCTGCGTCCATCGAGCCGGAATTAAATGTCAGGTTGACCGACGGATCAGCTCCCTGAAGTGCATTTGCAGCGTTTGCTACCGGACGGTTGTTTATGTCATCGGCACTTATGGTAGCTACAGCCCCTGTAAGGTTGGCTCGCTTCTGAGTGCCATAACCTACGACAACCACCTCATCGAGCACCTCGGCATTCTCTTTCATCTCGACCGATGTCAGAGCACGGGCATCAGAGGCGGCAATCTCGCGTGGCACACAGCCAATCATCGAGAAAACAATGGTGGCATCGGCAGGCACATTGCCGAGAGTGTATCTGCCGTCGATATCGGTAGAACACCCGTTATTTGTACCCTTTACCATAACAGTCGCACCGATGGCAGGGTCTCCGAGATTATCGAGTACGACACCGGATATGGTTTTCTTGTTTCCCGATGCGGAGGAGGGTGAACCGGAGTCAACCTTTTTGGTAATGACAATTGAATTGGGAGATACAATCTCATAAGAAAGATCTCTTCCGCTAAACGCAGCATCGAGCACTTTGCCGACAGGCACATCTGTCATTTTTACAGTAACGCCTTTCTGTCCGTCGATAAGTTCCATTCGGTAAGAGAAGCGATAGGTTGTCTGTGACTCGATAGCCTTGAACAGGCTTTTTAAAGTAGAGTTCTCGACATTGACAGTGACATTCCGGCCGGAGGGAGCAGCGCCACATATGCCTGCGACCATGAAGCACATTAACAAAAGCGAGAACAATCTCGTACTAATAAGTTTGTACATGTTGTGGTATTAAAGGTTATAGAATCAGTTGGATTTATATTAGGGCAGACTACGGAACATATCCGTACCAATAGATATTTCGTATCGGTTAACCGATTGTCCCTGCGATTTTTTATGTTTAAAAACATATTGCAACTTTTATTAAAAAGTGCTTTGAACCCCCCACACAAACCATTACCTTTGCCTAATATTATAAAGAATAAAATCTCCCATATTCGCCACAAAAGTCTAATATTCAAACCAATGCATCACCCCAAAGATGAACAGTCACTGGCAACGTCATTAAAGGCCGGGTCGGTAAAGGCCTTTGAGGCTATCTACAGGCTGTATGTCGACAGACTGTATGCCTACTGCTTTGATGCAATAAGAATGAAGCAAGAGACCGAGGAAGTGGTACACGACGTATTCCTGGCTCTATGGGAGAGCCGCGACAACATAGAACCGGACAAAGGGGTAGGTCGACTACTGTTTACAATAGCCCGTAAACGTCGTATCGACGCTTTCCGAAAACTTGTCAACAGCCCCATATACGAAGATTACATCGAGCATCAGAATTCACTTCCCTCACCGGAGCATCCGCCTATGGAATATGAGGAATTTGACCGAATATTCCGTAAAACGCTATGCACGATGCCGGCAAGAATGCGTACAATGATAATATGGTCGAAACTTCAAGGACTCAGCAATGGCGAAATAGCATTACGACTTGGTGTTGCTGAAAAAACAGTACGCAACCAACTGTCACTCGCACTCAAAGAACTGCACTACCGGTTAAGCCCATATATAGACAATAACCGGCGCATACCTCCCGATACATAGCCCCGGAAAGAAGTGCATAACATAACCAAATAACACCATCCATCTCCAATACCACACTTATATATTATATGAAGCAGGCCAACGATCTCTTCAATAAGTTCTACTCAGGAAAACTCTCCCCGGAGGAGTTGCAGCAACTGCGCTATGAGGTAAACCAAATGAGCGATGACGAAATTGACGGATATCTCTCCGAATCCGCACCTGACAGTATGGAATCGGTGCATCGGATAACACCCGAAGATGCAGAGACTATAC containing:
- a CDS encoding RNA polymerase sigma factor — encoded protein: MHHPKDEQSLATSLKAGSVKAFEAIYRLYVDRLYAYCFDAIRMKQETEEVVHDVFLALWESRDNIEPDKGVGRLLFTIARKRRIDAFRKLVNSPIYEDYIEHQNSLPSPEHPPMEYEEFDRIFRKTLCTMPARMRTMIIWSKLQGLSNGEIALRLGVAEKTVRNQLSLALKELHYRLSPYIDNNRRIPPDT